One genomic window of Mucilaginibacter sp. SJ includes the following:
- the surE gene encoding 5'/3'-nucleotidase SurE gives MKKASPTILVVNDDGITAPGIKALMDAMAEIGRVVVVAPDSPQSGMGHAITIGKPLRLDQVDIYEGIEMYRCSGTPVDCVKLAVNKIFKGKKPDLCVSGINHGLNNSINVLYSGTMSAAVEGAIEGIPSIGFSLDDYTLQADFEPCIKFVKGLALQVLANGLPQASLLNVNFPNAKHIKGIKICRQAAAKWAEEFDERVDPHKRPYYWLTGVFQLNDGGEDTDVWALEQGYASVVPVQFDMTAHHVIPYLNNWKFNL, from the coding sequence ATGAAAAAAGCTTCTCCAACCATACTTGTTGTAAATGACGATGGCATTACCGCTCCGGGTATCAAAGCCCTGATGGATGCCATGGCCGAAATTGGCCGCGTTGTAGTAGTTGCTCCGGATAGCCCGCAATCGGGTATGGGGCATGCAATCACTATAGGCAAACCTTTGCGGCTTGACCAGGTTGACATTTACGAGGGCATTGAAATGTACCGCTGCTCAGGCACTCCGGTTGATTGCGTGAAGCTGGCAGTTAACAAGATCTTTAAAGGTAAAAAGCCAGATCTTTGCGTGTCGGGGATTAATCATGGTTTAAATAACTCTATTAATGTGTTGTATTCAGGTACTATGTCTGCTGCGGTTGAGGGAGCTATCGAAGGGATCCCATCTATAGGTTTTTCGTTAGATGACTATACATTACAGGCCGATTTTGAACCCTGTATTAAGTTTGTAAAAGGATTGGCCTTACAGGTTTTGGCCAACGGTTTGCCGCAAGCCAGTTTGTTGAACGTAAACTTCCCGAATGCTAAACACATTAAAGGCATTAAAATTTGTAGGCAGGCGGCCGCCAAATGGGCCGAAGAGTTTGATGAACGTGTTGATCCGCATAAAAGGCCTTATTACTGGCTTACCGGCGTTTTTCAGCTAAATGATGGCGGCGAGGATACCGATGTCTGGGCTTTGGAACAGGGTTATGCTTCGGTTGTGCCGGTACAGTTTGATATGACTGCACACCACGTTATCCCTTACTTAAATAACTGGAAATTCAACCTGTAA
- the lpxB gene encoding lipid-A-disaccharide synthase, which translates to MKYYLVAGEASGDLHGANLMKALKSLDPDAEFRFFGGDLMQAEGGTLVKHYADMAFMGFVEVVANLQTILKNMRSCKQDISAYHPDVLILIDFPGFNLKIAEYAKANNMPVNYYISPKVWAWNQKRVLKIKRIVDHLFCILPFEVAFYKEWGMDVDYVGNPLLDAVSAFNPDPHFLQKNKLGVKKIIALLPGSRKQEISRLLPDMIRASAYFPEYQFVIAGAPAFQADYYVPYLNGAEIPVVFNGTYDLLNHAHAAIVASGTATLETALFNVPQVVVYKGGKLTIAIARMLVKLKFISLVNLIMDKAVVKELIQEECTANKISEELKLIVNDATYRQNMLDNYDGLDVRMGQPGASAKTAGLIVKYTEADRKS; encoded by the coding sequence ATGAAATATTACCTGGTAGCCGGCGAAGCTTCGGGCGATTTGCACGGGGCTAATTTGATGAAAGCGCTCAAATCGCTTGACCCTGATGCTGAATTTCGCTTTTTTGGCGGCGACCTGATGCAGGCCGAGGGCGGCACACTGGTAAAGCATTATGCCGATATGGCTTTTATGGGCTTTGTTGAAGTGGTTGCCAACCTGCAAACCATTCTTAAAAATATGCGATCATGCAAGCAGGATATCTCGGCTTACCATCCCGACGTATTGATCCTGATAGATTTTCCCGGCTTTAACCTCAAAATAGCCGAATACGCCAAAGCTAACAACATGCCGGTTAACTACTATATTTCGCCCAAAGTTTGGGCCTGGAACCAGAAGCGGGTGTTAAAGATCAAACGCATTGTTGACCACCTATTTTGCATATTGCCTTTTGAGGTGGCATTTTACAAAGAGTGGGGAATGGATGTTGATTACGTAGGCAACCCTTTACTTGATGCGGTTTCGGCATTTAATCCTGACCCTCATTTCCTGCAAAAAAATAAACTTGGCGTAAAAAAAATTATAGCACTGTTACCCGGCAGTCGCAAACAGGAAATCAGCAGACTGCTGCCCGATATGATCCGGGCTTCGGCCTACTTTCCTGAATACCAGTTTGTAATTGCCGGTGCACCGGCTTTCCAGGCTGATTATTATGTACCTTATTTGAACGGAGCGGAGATCCCCGTTGTATTCAACGGCACATATGATCTGTTGAATCATGCCCATGCAGCTATTGTAGCCTCGGGCACCGCAACACTTGAAACCGCGCTGTTTAATGTGCCGCAGGTAGTGGTGTATAAAGGCGGGAAATTAACCATCGCCATAGCGCGCATGCTGGTTAAACTTAAATTTATATCGCTGGTTAACCTGATCATGGATAAAGCGGTAGTGAAGGAGTTGATCCAGGAAGAGTGTACGGCTAACAAGATAAGTGAAGAGTTAAAACTGATTGTCAATGATGCAACCTATCGCCAAAACATGCTCGATAATTACGACGGGCTTGATGTGCGCATGGGGCAACCGGGGGCATCAGCCAAAACAGCCGGGTTAATTGTTAAATATACTGAAGCAGATAGGAAATCATAG
- a CDS encoding MFS transporter, which translates to MSSKHTAKQHPHLTPLTLWIMTIATGLVVANIYYNQPLLADMAHTFGVSDKKAQQISLFTQIGYATGLLFIVPLADMLKRKRLILIDFVLMIISLIASAMAPSVTILMIAGFLVGVSSIIPQLLIPMAAHLAKPHERGKKIGFVMSGLLIGILLSRTLSGFIGEHFGWRSMFYIAAGLMLLIWFMIFLFLPEIEPDYKGNYGKLMKSLIHLVKTQPKLRLAAFRGALCFAGFSAFWTTLVFLLKQPQFNEGSAAAGMFGLVGAFGAVAVGFMGRLSDKMDAYKLSIYTLSLILISFIVFYFSSHSIIGLIIGVILLDMGVQATHISNQSIIFALIPEARNRINTVYMVSYFIGGALGTFFASLVWKNYGWNGVCAIGAALSVIVIIVHLLNYKKSSATATDVR; encoded by the coding sequence ATGTCATCTAAGCATACTGCAAAACAACATCCGCATCTTACGCCATTAACTTTATGGATCATGACCATAGCTACCGGTTTGGTGGTAGCCAATATATATTACAACCAACCCTTACTGGCCGATATGGCGCACACTTTTGGCGTGAGCGATAAAAAGGCGCAGCAGATATCGCTTTTTACACAAATTGGCTATGCTACAGGCTTATTATTTATAGTGCCCCTGGCTGATATGCTTAAGCGTAAGCGCCTTATTTTGATAGATTTTGTACTCATGATCATATCATTAATAGCAAGCGCCATGGCACCATCAGTAACCATACTTATGATTGCAGGATTTTTGGTGGGTGTATCATCCATAATTCCGCAATTGCTGATCCCAATGGCGGCCCACTTAGCCAAGCCACATGAACGGGGGAAGAAGATTGGCTTTGTAATGAGCGGCTTATTAATCGGTATTTTGCTATCACGCACATTAAGCGGTTTTATAGGCGAGCATTTTGGGTGGCGAAGCATGTTTTATATAGCTGCCGGGTTAATGTTGCTCATCTGGTTCATGATATTTTTGTTTTTGCCCGAAATTGAACCCGATTATAAAGGCAATTACGGTAAATTGATGAAATCATTGATCCATTTAGTAAAAACCCAGCCTAAATTAAGATTGGCAGCATTCAGAGGAGCCTTATGTTTTGCCGGTTTCAGCGCATTTTGGACAACGCTGGTATTCCTGTTAAAACAGCCGCAATTTAACGAGGGCAGTGCCGCAGCAGGTATGTTTGGCCTTGTTGGCGCTTTCGGCGCGGTAGCCGTTGGCTTTATGGGCCGCCTGAGCGATAAAATGGACGCATACAAATTATCAATTTATACACTTTCGCTTATCCTCATCTCCTTTATTGTATTCTATTTTTCGAGCCATAGTATAATCGGGCTCATCATCGGGGTTATCCTTTTGGATATGGGTGTGCAGGCAACGCATATCTCCAACCAGTCTATTATTTTTGCATTGATCCCGGAAGCCCGCAACCGTATCAATACAGTGTACATGGTGTCTTATTTTATAGGCGGGGCTTTAGGCACATTCTTCGCAAGCTTGGTTTGGAAAAACTACGGGTGGAATGGGGTGTGTGCTATTGGAGCTGCCTTATCAGTAATAGTGATCATTGTGCATTTGTTAAACTACAAAAAATCGTCCGCTACTGCTACTGATGTTCGGTAA
- a CDS encoding T9SS type A sorting domain-containing protein, with protein MKKLFLQNLMLLFCGCVLQVNAQGTPPKAILTGDTCAGSTLTGTFSSGGILELKWYRDAALIEARGRYESIGTTVAGGKNLTQLYDPKGIYLYKGYLYVVQGQSVQKWLPGASSGITVAGGNGKGTALNQFYSPVDVVIDDAGYLYVSDYLTSSIRKWKPGAAAGTVVAGGNGYGAGANQFSNPQSLCIDRFGNIYVTDRWNHRVQKWAPGASTGTTVAGGNGRGSAANQLYEPSGIGIDYAGNVYVSDTYNYRVQKWAPGATTGVTVAGGNGQGQNANQLSGPGEISVDSAGTVYVVDAGRRIQRWAPGATYGVTVAGGNYYPAGTPDSSKTKTFSGLYIDANKQVYTSELFKARVTKFKISSPSGSIIQNALPGTYKFAATNFSNSVFTSDPIRVTPIAPYPALVGGPNDVVKHTTIKYAVKDFLPGATYTWTVPFDATIISGQGSPVLTVKWGLNSGNIGVTASNSCGVSKTRIKYITSACSSDDVPPYPALVGGPNTVNRRSIVKYDVKNPPEGTIYSWTVPADVSIISGQNTPVLTVTWGDNSGPITVTAINGCFASKTRTKIITVADALAQANNNEPLATIYPNPTVSGASVAFTAEKAVSYELTVTNMAGRSLLKQKGRAQPGKNKADLNISNFNRGIYLVNIKYDDNSSQVLKLNKQ; from the coding sequence ATGAAAAAGCTCTTCCTGCAAAATCTAATGCTGCTTTTTTGTGGGTGTGTCTTGCAAGTAAATGCGCAAGGTACACCGCCCAAAGCGATTTTAACAGGCGACACCTGCGCCGGTAGTACGCTTACCGGTACATTTTCTTCAGGGGGGATCCTTGAACTGAAATGGTACCGTGATGCAGCCTTAATAGAAGCCCGTGGCAGATATGAGTCCATTGGGACGACTGTTGCCGGGGGCAAAAACCTAACTCAGCTTTACGACCCTAAAGGCATATACCTTTATAAGGGCTATTTGTATGTTGTACAAGGTCAAAGTGTGCAAAAATGGCTTCCCGGCGCATCTTCAGGCATTACTGTGGCCGGCGGAAATGGCAAGGGAACAGCGCTTAATCAGTTTTACTCACCTGTAGATGTTGTTATTGACGATGCCGGTTATTTATACGTATCTGACTACCTTACAAGCAGCATACGCAAATGGAAGCCAGGTGCAGCGGCAGGTACTGTAGTAGCCGGAGGCAATGGCTATGGTGCGGGAGCAAACCAGTTTAGCAATCCACAATCACTTTGCATAGATAGGTTTGGTAATATCTATGTTACCGATAGATGGAACCATCGGGTTCAAAAGTGGGCGCCCGGTGCTTCAACAGGAACAACGGTAGCGGGAGGAAATGGCAGAGGGTCTGCCGCCAACCAACTTTATGAGCCATCGGGCATTGGGATTGATTATGCTGGTAATGTATATGTATCTGATACTTATAATTACCGTGTACAAAAGTGGGCTCCGGGTGCAACAACAGGTGTAACAGTAGCTGGAGGCAATGGCCAGGGGCAAAATGCCAACCAATTGAGCGGTCCCGGTGAAATCAGTGTTGATTCGGCCGGTACAGTGTATGTTGTAGATGCCGGCAGGCGCATACAGCGCTGGGCACCTGGAGCAACTTATGGCGTAACTGTTGCCGGGGGGAATTATTACCCTGCAGGCACTCCCGATAGCAGCAAAACAAAGACTTTTTCTGGCCTTTATATTGATGCTAATAAACAAGTATACACATCCGAGCTATTTAAAGCCCGCGTAACAAAATTTAAAATCTCATCCCCATCAGGCTCAATAATACAAAACGCTTTGCCAGGGACTTATAAATTTGCAGCAACTAACTTTAGCAACTCCGTTTTTACGAGCGACCCAATCAGAGTTACTCCAATAGCGCCCTATCCTGCACTTGTAGGAGGACCTAACGACGTGGTTAAACACACCACAATAAAGTATGCGGTGAAAGACTTCCTTCCGGGGGCTACTTATACCTGGACCGTCCCTTTTGATGCCACAATAATATCAGGACAGGGAAGCCCTGTACTAACTGTAAAATGGGGGCTTAATAGTGGTAATATCGGTGTAACAGCTTCTAATTCTTGTGGCGTTTCAAAAACCAGAATAAAATATATTACTTCGGCCTGTTCAAGTGATGATGTTCCCCCTTATCCGGCATTAGTTGGCGGGCCTAATACAGTTAATAGAAGAAGTATCGTTAAATATGATGTAAAAAATCCTCCCGAAGGCACAATTTATTCATGGACAGTACCCGCTGATGTTAGTATAATTTCCGGGCAAAACACTCCTGTCCTGACCGTAACATGGGGTGATAATAGTGGGCCAATAACAGTTACCGCCATTAATGGGTGCTTTGCTTCTAAAACACGCACAAAAATCATTACCGTTGCAGATGCATTGGCACAAGCCAATAACAATGAACCGTTAGCAACCATTTATCCTAACCCAACCGTAAGCGGCGCCTCAGTTGCCTTTACCGCCGAGAAAGCAGTCTCTTATGAGCTTACTGTAACCAATATGGCTGGCAGATCGCTTTTGAAACAAAAAGGACGAGCCCAGCCGGGTAAAAACAAAGCCGATCTTAATATAAGCAATTTTAACCGTGGCATTTACCTCGTAAATATCAAATACGACGATAACAGCTCGCAGGTATTGAAACTGAATAAACAATAA
- a CDS encoding DUF805 domain-containing protein, which translates to MRLKQKLPVTYLLFTFNGRLSKGAFWLASLFYWCTFYVLYNLLLLAGEGATFILYPLLFWIIIATSIKRLHDQGYSGYWLFTVLIPVLGPLWLFWRLGFKKGDYTTNLYGPVPGSAPDYLKNDEGKEISHLKTDERIIDDVTRLNPVLVSKIARPTSVEEICEIVKNATGAISVGGGNGYRIVKFIFKPDRSD; encoded by the coding sequence ATGCGCCTGAAACAAAAACTACCTGTAACCTATCTGCTATTTACTTTTAACGGCCGCTTATCAAAAGGAGCTTTTTGGCTGGCTTCCCTGTTTTACTGGTGCACTTTTTACGTGTTGTACAACTTGTTATTGCTTGCTGGCGAAGGTGCTACGTTTATCCTATATCCTTTATTATTCTGGATCATTATAGCTACTTCTATTAAGCGCCTGCATGATCAGGGCTATTCAGGCTATTGGCTGTTTACTGTTTTAATACCCGTGCTTGGGCCATTATGGTTATTCTGGCGGTTAGGTTTCAAAAAAGGGGATTATACGACAAACCTATACGGCCCGGTACCCGGGTCGGCGCCCGATTATTTGAAAAATGATGAAGGTAAAGAGATCTCCCACCTTAAAACAGATGAGCGTATTATTGACGATGTAACCCGGCTGAATCCCGTTTTGGTTAGTAAAATTGCGCGTCCAACTTCGGTCGAAGAAATCTGCGAAATTGTTAAAAACGCTACCGGCGCTATCTCCGTGGGCGGCGGCAATGGTTACCGAATTGTGAAATTCATTTTCAAACCAGATAGAAGTGATTGA
- a CDS encoding DegT/DnrJ/EryC1/StrS family aminotransferase gives MIPRGKLYISYKNLVEGAYYCLTDRFRSPGPDVDQRTNEMVCLSVRTGIDLVLNALNFPPGFEMIVTDINIPDMFAIINWYELTLVPIPVNKYTLNMSPAQVEAAITPATKAILITHLFGGIMEIEAIVAIAKKHNLIIFEDCAQAYAGNLYSGNPASDVVMFSFGFIKTNTAISGAMIKIKDPGLYAEVVAQNGHYHQQSTAGYFKKLFKALFVKLLTNKVIYTGFYNLVMALGKDFEQVLGGFTKGFPGNDIFRQIRHRPSTPNQRLLRKKLANFDQNSITKRIQLAKDILSKIPDNYKIGFDNKRHSYWVMPVETHNPDALIKHLRNNGFDASQKASSLIKLSEAGGVPKPEELALDNLVYLPVYPAMSAKDRNKLIQLIINFSH, from the coding sequence ATGATACCCAGAGGTAAATTATATATCAGCTATAAGAATTTGGTTGAAGGCGCTTATTACTGCCTTACTGATCGCTTTCGCTCACCAGGGCCGGATGTTGATCAACGTACTAACGAAATGGTTTGCCTCTCGGTGAGAACTGGAATCGATCTGGTATTAAATGCTTTGAATTTTCCGCCGGGCTTCGAGATGATTGTTACTGATATCAATATCCCGGATATGTTCGCCATAATTAACTGGTACGAATTAACGCTTGTTCCCATCCCGGTTAATAAGTATACCTTAAATATGTCCCCGGCCCAGGTGGAAGCGGCAATTACACCTGCAACAAAAGCCATACTGATCACTCACCTTTTTGGCGGTATCATGGAAATTGAAGCGATAGTTGCCATAGCAAAAAAGCATAACCTCATTATATTTGAGGATTGCGCACAAGCATATGCCGGTAATTTATATAGCGGGAATCCCGCGTCAGACGTAGTGATGTTTAGCTTTGGCTTTATTAAAACCAATACGGCTATTAGCGGGGCGATGATCAAAATAAAAGACCCGGGTTTGTACGCTGAGGTTGTTGCGCAAAATGGGCACTACCATCAACAAAGCACTGCAGGCTATTTTAAAAAGCTTTTTAAAGCGCTGTTTGTAAAACTGCTCACCAATAAAGTTATTTATACCGGGTTTTATAATTTAGTAATGGCTTTGGGAAAGGACTTTGAACAGGTATTAGGTGGCTTTACAAAGGGCTTCCCCGGCAACGATATTTTTAGACAGATCCGGCATCGGCCTTCCACTCCAAATCAAAGGCTGCTCCGAAAAAAACTTGCTAACTTTGATCAAAATAGTATTACTAAAAGGATCCAATTAGCTAAAGATATTTTATCAAAGATCCCCGATAATTATAAAATTGGTTTTGACAACAAGAGGCATTCTTACTGGGTGATGCCTGTTGAAACCCATAATCCGGATGCACTGATCAAACACTTGCGTAATAACGGTTTTGATGCTTCGCAAAAAGCATCAAGCTTAATCAAGTTGAGCGAGGCGGGCGGCGTTCCCAAACCTGAAGAATTAGCATTAGACAATCTTGTTTATTTACCAGTATATCCCGCTATGAGCGCAAAAGACCGTAATAAACTAATACAACTAATAATCAATTTTTCGCACTAA
- a CDS encoding DUF6268 family outer membrane beta-barrel protein has product MKATFLIYLVIFLISFKFTAGAQQKTATNADSVFKPKIGSFDAGYSYSPFTVKNKNMNIRQVNASVNVPLINNFRDGKLDFLLAGVSYSGLSLSGTGKSFGGTDFYSISVPITFQKSFSAKYALLVSAIPTLSSDLKDVSGEDMLYSGFAMLKIRKSKNFSYAVGAGYSRQFFGTILLPVIGIEWQISEKLSLSGTLPVSEKLKYQLNDKSIIGFSSDFGIGGGSYRLSKKTGSNYLQVQQYKNTLFYNYQLAKNFSVQISGGYNFVQQLDLYNKDQKVNWAPFNDLNKRVPLVELKKTGFTVESGISYRF; this is encoded by the coding sequence ATGAAAGCAACATTCCTGATCTATCTTGTTATCTTTTTGATTTCGTTTAAATTTACTGCAGGCGCCCAGCAAAAAACGGCAACCAATGCCGATTCAGTATTTAAGCCCAAAATCGGATCATTTGATGCCGGTTACTCCTACTCGCCGTTTACCGTTAAAAATAAAAACATGAACATCAGGCAAGTGAATGCTTCGGTCAACGTACCGCTGATAAATAATTTCAGGGACGGAAAGCTTGATTTTTTACTTGCCGGCGTCAGTTACAGCGGGCTTTCCTTATCCGGAACAGGAAAATCATTCGGCGGTACCGATTTTTATTCTATTTCGGTACCCATCACTTTTCAAAAATCGTTTTCTGCAAAGTACGCGCTGCTGGTATCAGCAATCCCTACCTTATCATCCGACCTGAAAGATGTTTCGGGCGAAGACATGCTATACTCGGGCTTTGCCATGCTCAAGATCCGTAAGTCTAAAAACTTTTCCTACGCTGTGGGTGCGGGTTATTCAAGGCAGTTTTTTGGTACGATACTGCTGCCGGTTATCGGGATAGAATGGCAGATCAGCGAAAAACTAAGCCTTAGCGGCACCCTGCCCGTTTCCGAAAAATTAAAGTACCAGCTCAACGATAAAAGTATCATTGGTTTCAGCAGCGACTTTGGCATTGGCGGGGGCTCATACCGGTTGTCGAAAAAAACAGGGTCAAATTATTTACAGGTACAGCAGTATAAAAACACGCTTTTTTATAATTACCAGCTGGCTAAAAACTTTTCGGTACAAATAAGCGGAGGTTACAATTTTGTGCAGCAGCTTGACTTATACAATAAAGATCAAAAAGTTAACTGGGCACCATTTAACGACCTGAACAAACGCGTTCCCCTGGTCGAACTGAAAAAGACCGGCTTTACCGTCGAATCGGGGATCAGCTACCGGTTTTAA